The DNA window ggcaaaaaagaaaaaaaaatcacacTGTTACTAGTACAAGCTCACGGTGCTACGGTGGGATTAACGACCCAGCAGCTGACGAAAAGCTGCCTGCGCCCACCTGGGGAGCCTGTCGAGGCGCAGGTACGAGGTGACGACGGCGAGCGCGGCCATGACGCCGACCCAGATGGCGATGTCCATGGCGAGCGAGGTGCGCGGCTGCGACGTCACGAACGTGAGCACGAGGCTGGAGTAGGCCACCAGGAACGCGCCCCGGACGAACTGGGACCTGGCGGGCACCCCCGTGAGGAGCCCCACCGTGAGCAGCATCGAGCTGCCGAACCCGGCCCAGCTCGCCGCCATGAACAGCCAGTACCGCCGCCGGTGCTTGTCCCGCATGATCgggtcgccggcggcgtgcCCCGCGCCGTCGTCCTGCCAGTACCCGCCCGGGATGTTGGTCCCCAGCTGGTAGGACAGCGCCGTGATCAGCGTCGCCACCACCAGCAGCGTCCCCGCGTCGTTCGCGTCGAAGTTGGGTGCgtgcgggccgccgccgccgccgccagcattCTGCGGGGGGTTGTCGCCGCCCGGCTGCTGGCCCAACTCCACCATCAGGACGTGGTCGCCGTTGCCGGCGCCGTCGTCCATCCATCTCGCTCGGAGCTCCGCGCGTGACCAAATTAAAGCGCAAGATTTCTAGGTACCCGCGCGTGACCAAATTAAAGCGCAAGATTTCTAGGTACTCTTCCTGCGCGCTTCTTGAACCTTGCGCGCACAATTATATAGGACTATGTGAGGAGCTTGGTGACTCCCTTGTTGCTTCCCATGGAAGGTAGTACTAGTAGTGAAGTAATTTCCTACAAGGACGCGGGAAGCGCTAACTGAACTGCGAGTGCGAGTGGTTGACGGACCTGGTCCTCTGCTTCGGCAAGACCTAGGCGAGTCCTCGTCAAGTCTTTTCTCCACCGCTGTCTTGAGACCTCTGTTTATCCACGGGCCATGGATATACCCTCTTTGTTCTTGCTTGCTTTGTTCAGCAATACGGTTTCCGTGTTGTGACATAACAATACTGTCAAGTGGAAcctagggcctgtttagttaccagcgcaaaaacgcaaaaaagctgtaaacgtaggaatcttactaatttgaagtactaaatgaagtctatttacaaaactttttgcacggatgggctgtaaatcgcgagacgaatctaatgagcctacttaatccatattttgcaacagtgatgctacagtaaccatccgctaattattgcttaatcatggattaattagcatcattagattcgtctcgcgatttacaacccatctgtgcaaaaagttttgtaaatagacttcatttagtacttcaaattgacaagattcttttgcAAAAAATTTTTTTGCGTTTATGCGTcctgatctaaacaggcccctAAGAAATCGGAAAAGGAATGCGTGCCTATGGAAGTTCTTGCCCGCAAAGCTGAATCTTACGCGTTTTCGGCTATGTTTGGTACAGATTGTGAACCAGCTTCTCATCAATTTTAAGTTGTGGGCTGCCCAAACGCTAGGCTTCTGCACCGCTTCCCCCGGCAACGCTTACCCACCTCCTTCACAAAACGCGCGTCGGTGAGCAGCGGGAACGGTCCAGCTTCTGCGGCTTCCGCCCcacgcgccggcctccgccctcgcgcctccgcctccgccccccgcccccggcctccgccgcctccgccctctgcccccggcgcctccgccccgcccccggccgccgcctccgccccccgcccccggcgcctccgcctccgcccccgacGCCGCGCCTccggcgccggcccccgccccccgcgccggcctccgccccccgccccccgcgccggcctccgccccccgcccTCGGCGCCGGCCCCCCGCGCCCTGCGCCGGCCTCTGCCTCTTAATTGTATGATTAATTGTATCATTATCTTATTTAAGAGTAATTTACGATTAATTTTATAATATATTAATTGTTAATAATTTATGAacaagtttcagctgtgccaaacagggcctgtgaccagctgcttctcTGGCCAGCTAGCCACCAGCTGGCTTCTAAATAAGTTTCTGTTGTGCCAAACAGGGCCTTCGTGCCGCTGCCCGGTGCCCTGGTTGTATCATCCAGTCGTTTTTGGATGATTACTGTATGGGTCATTTTCGCGGAATAAAACTTGAGTTGAATATTAGTTATACAAAACTGTTCTTCAGAAAGAGCAATATAGTCAGATAAGTTTGTAGTATAACTTTGTCTCGCGAGTTAGTTCAATTTGAACGGCATTCCTTCATTACAAGCCCTTCTTTTCTAGAATACGTAAGAGAGGTCTTTCATTTAAGAAAGAAAACTTCAAAAGGTACGGTGAACTAAAAAACAGAACAGTCAGCACCACACCATAATCGCGCTTGCTGTTGGTTAGACCAAAGGAACTTAGTTGGATTTAATCCCCACTTTGTCAGGGTTCATATTGTCCTACTGATTAAAACAATTCAATGTGGCCTAGTGCCCAAGCAGAAGGATGAAAAATACAGTAATAGGTTAATAAGTTTGGGTCAGTCTCAATGTTTTTGAAGAATGACCATTTCCTAAAGATTACTGAACATGTCCATGGCTTATTGTATATGAATCGTGCAAAAAGAGGTAAGTTAAAGTTATGTTACTAGCAAAACTTCAACTGCATATAACTTTTCTATGGTAAATATGATGGTAGTGTAATTGTACCAAATACAGAGGAAATGAATATTATTGGAATTTCGTGACATCACACATGTGGTCATCTTTCACGGAAATTTGTGGCCGGTTAACATGTTTAAATGGATTTGTATGCCAGATACCAAATCGTCAACTCAAACATCACCAGTTACCTAATGACAGCTTCTCACTTTCAATTTCTCCACTATGCCGCCAGTTTCCTTTAAGCTTTGACTGCAATTCAGCACGCATCGTCATTCCGTTTGTGGGCTGGTTTACTTTGTTGAGGCCCACGGCCCATGCCTCTCCTAAACCTCTCTTCTACCCCGGGGCTTCGTCGGCGCGCCTCCTCTCAACCAGTCGATCCCCattcccccaccgccgccgccctccgagAAAGGGAGGAGTCGATGAAGTGCAGGGACCATCATAGTCGGCAGATGCCCCTTTTGTGCATATGAAGCGTACTCGTGGTGCATATGTTGTACGGAAACAAAAAAGTGGTGGTGTTTCAAGGTTCCTGAAGTTGTAGGAGCCTCGGAAGACTTTGTCATGCTGAGGGCTTTGTTGGAGCTGCGGTGGCTGGCTTTGGCACAAATTCAACAGTGCCCCGTTCTGTAGGGTCTTGTCTGGGAGGGCTTGAGCTCAGGCCTGACGTCGATGGAAACTCAAGTTCTGGTCCCAAACAGGTGGTGGTGCTGGTGCAACGGCCAAGCCAAGCTTGTTTCTTGTCACTCGAGGTTAAGCTACTACCGTAGTACGCGAGACATATTGACGGCGTGCCCTCTCACGAGTCACGCGAATAGGAACCACTGTCTTTTCCACCGTTCTGGGAGACTGAAACTTCCTCCATGTGTATGCTTGTTAAGCTGTAACATGGCTCGCACAAAGCTGTAGCCTGTATGCTACAGAACTTTCTCACCACCATGGCAGCTGCTAGCTTCGTGTCATGAGATAGCAATGCTGCGACGAGACAAGGAGCACCACGGGCAGCGGTTGCACGATGCTCGCGCGCCGCGAGGCCGGGCATCCGCAGTCTGTCACGCAACGTGCAACGGTGTTCTAGCGGAAGTTGTGGGAGAACGGAGCGCCTGGGCGAGGTGCCGGCGAACAGGCAAAGGCGCAGAGGCACGGTCACGTTTCGGGCACGCCGCACGCGGCGGGGTTGTGGCCTGTGTGGGTCGGGGTTGGTCCCGGCTCGCGGGACAACGCATGgtcggcgagcggcgcggcgacAGGGACGGCCGAGCCGGGCTGTTCCCAGCGCGGGAGGTAGGCTCCCGGCTCCGCTGCCGCTTTTCCCGGACTCGGGCTCCCGGAGGCCGGAGCTCCCTCACCGACCGCACCAAACACACAGCTACTGCCATCCGCCAACCTGTACGCCCCCGCGCCCACGTCTCGTCGGCGGCGTCCGGTAGATCTGCGGGCAGGATGTACACGGACCCGTGCGCACGTGCCACGCACGACCAATTCACACAGTCACAGGCTCACAGCGGATGAAACCAGGACCGAGGACTGGGTGGATCCGGGTCAGCGTTGCGGCCTCGGTAGCAGCGATTTCTCGCAGAATCATAAACCGGCACGGTCAGTGCCAGTCTCGACGCTCCGAAAGGACACAAGCCGGGCGGATCTGAAGGGGGCTATGGGGATAAGTCCTTCTATCTTCCCGAGATCGATGAATATCCTCCTGACCTCCTTCTCTATTTTAGAACAaagaatgaagaagaagaaaggaggaagaagaagagaagggaaGGTAGAAAGAGAGAAGGACCCTCTCTTCTCCCTTAGCTGCTGTCGCAGAAGAGAATCGCAAACCCTGCTGTGCATGGAAGGCTCTTTGCTTTTCACAAATCTGGAAGACTGGAACACGTACACAGTGTGATAGCACTTGTATtgttagaaaaaaaaagaagagaaaaggtgATGAAATTTTTATGTTGAAAGAAATTTAAAAAAGAGTATAACATTTGTTTGCACAGTTCTGAAATATTCGGTCAAAAGATGCTGCGAGCCTGCAGCCCGCAGAGGGCGAATTTTGGAGGACGAAATGGCCCGTCCGCGAGCGAAAAGCTGAGCTCTGAAGAAAAGAGAGCCCTGCGCGTGATTGGCACGGCGAATGCTGCCTCTGCAtcgtgcccgtgcccgtgccctTTTCTTTCCTGCGACTTGCTGTCCGGCGACCCTTTTCATTTCAAACGGTGGGAAAGGTGAAAGTAAAAAACATGGGCGAAACAATTTGAATTCGCATGTTCCCACGGCGTGAAAAATGCAATAAGTCTGTATAGTATTATACTTGATGTTTTCACCTTTTTTTCCCTCCAGTGAACCTGGCACAGATTTCTTCAGTTTCTCGTTCCATGGTACTGAAATGTGTTCGGCGAAAATGGATTTGTGAAATTCAGATAGTAACAGGGTCTGTCTGACGGCACCTGCAAATTCAGAGAGCTCATGCATGTCAGCAGTAGTACCGGCACAAATTTGTAGGTATGCAGGCCAGGGACTCAGACTTCAAAGTGGATCTTTCCATCTCAAataaaaaaaagggaaaaaaaaggaacGATTGGATCTTTGTATGAACATGTCCCATGTGTCCTACGACACTTGTATGATCCAAACGATAGTTTAATCGAACCACGCTTCCGGGATTTTCATTTGCACATGCGTTCGGGGTACCGGACAGGGCTTGGAAAGGTGTTGCCAGTCTGATTTACTTCATCGGTGAATTGGTTTGCAGTTGCATTGCTTGTGCCAGGCAAGTGCCGCTCATAAACATAGGAAAATGGGAGTGCATCCTCCACATTTCAGTATTTCACCACTGGCTGGAGGTGATAAACTGCTGATTTCCTACTGAAGCGTTGATCTATCAAGCGGTGAAATGGATATAGTATTATTCATGAATCCCCATCCCCCAGGAGGCAAAAAAATAACATAATGAATTCTGCAACTTTGGGTCTTCTGTGGGGCATGTCGGGTAACATCTGTGGGACTACTTTTTTTTTGGAATAATAATGTCTAGGTTCCTTATATACTTTATTATAGAAATTTCAATGCAGGTATGTACCGTGAAAAACACGTGATTCTGTTTTATTATTTTACATAACACCGTATTTTGCATTTCAAATCAAACATGGCATAATCCACTTTCTATAATGCAAAAACGCGCGAAAACTTTTGGTAGATTATGTGCACTATTAAAATCAACACTGAATAAAAGAAGTGGACCGCAAGAATCACATGATGATTATATGGAAATTATGTTTTGAGCAACTTAATCATGTAACAAGTTTACTCTTAGGTTTTTGATAAAGCCTACTCGGATGTCCAAATTCCATCGAGTTGTAATTGCATGTATGGTACTTCTTTTTATTCTTCCTTCATCCCTCCATAAGTTAGATCCAGAATGTTTCTATTACTTTGATTTTTGGCTACAATGAAGATCTCCATTGGTTATAATTCAGTTGCTTCAACTCTTTTTTAGCTTTGCCCTAATTTCCTATAGATAATGTGTTT is part of the Panicum hallii strain FIL2 chromosome 2, PHallii_v3.1, whole genome shotgun sequence genome and encodes:
- the LOC112883255 gene encoding uncharacterized protein LOC112883255 — translated: MDDGAGNGDHVLMVELGQQPGGDNPPQNAGGGGGGPHAPNFDANDAGTLLVVATLITALSYQLGTNIPGGYWQDDGAGHAAGDPIMRDKHRRRYWLFMAASWAGFGSSMLLTVGLLTGVPARSQFVRGAFLVAYSSLVLTFVTSQPRTSLAMDIAIWVGVMAALAVVTSYLRLDRLPRWAQAAFRQLLGR